Within the Catalinimonas niigatensis genome, the region ACATTGGTCAATTCCGGGATTTCAACCCAGCGAACATCAGCCCAGTTGCTAATTGCATAGTCATTGGAAACATCCGTAATGAGGTACTGTGCCCCGGTTTCCAGAGTGATCCTATCGCTGAAGGGATGGGTATAATCCAGTTTGAAGGTATATTCTCCCTGCTGAAAATTATTTTGGGTCAGTTGCCGCCCACTCAGTGCTTCTTCTCCCGATAGAGGTGTGTTTTCAAATTCGGAAGATTGATCTTTCCCAAAGAAGCTACCTATGGCACTGAACAAAAGCATCTGATCTTCATGCCGCTCAAAATTTTTCTTGTACTGCAATTCATACTGGTATTTAGGATTGGTAGCCTCAGTGACTTCATTTCTATTCCACTGAGAAGTTAAAGTATTGGATCTATCCAATGCACTAAAGTCAGTGTCGGAATACTCTGTTTCCAGTTCGTAAGCAAAGCTTCCCGTCAGCGAAAGTACATTTTGAGGATTGATATGATAATCTGTTCCCAGAATCACATTAAAAAAGGTCTCATTCTTTTCGCTCTCTCCCCCGCTGTTGATGGTAGTGCTATCTGCCAGATTCCGGTTGATGTTTTTGTATTGCTCAGGGAAGGTACGGTGACCCACGCCCAGCTGACTGAAGAGGTTAAATTTCTCAGTGCGGTTATTTACACTAAAGCCTAAGCTATGGTTGTTAGGAACACCTGTATTCAAGGTAACTGAGCCGTTGAGTCCCCGCTTCTCTTCTTTCTTCAGAATAATGTTGATGATACCTGAGGTACCGGAAGCCTCATACTTAGCTGATGGGTTGGTAATGACTTCAATACTTTCAATCATATCTGCCGTAAGCGTACCCAGAGCATTTCCCTGCTCGCTGGTAAGTACCGACGGTTTGCCATCAATCAGTATCTGAACCCCTGCGCTCCCCCGTAATCGTATTTGTCCCTCAATATTCACTGTCACGGAAGGCACATTGTTCAATACTTCCAGAGCACTGGCTCCGGTACTGCTGAGATCCTGCCCTACGTTGAACACGCGTTTATCCAGTTTGAAAACGGTCTGAGATTTTTCTCCCTGCACTACCACTTCGTCAAGGGTTTCGGTATCTTCCGATAAGGCAATGTTGCCCAGTTCAACGCTTCCGTTGGTAATCTTAAAATCCTTGATCGTCTTCGCCATAAAACCGATAAAACCAATTTCCAAATAATAATCAGCAGCTTCTGTTTCTAAAGTAAATGTGCCATCGGCAGCAGTAGTGGTACCCGTGATCAGTTGATCGTTTTGCGCATGCAGGAGTTTGACTGTGGCATACTCCAGAGCTTGCTGACTTGTACCTTCTATTACCTTGCCACTGATTTTGACCGGGGCATTCTGCGCAATCAAGCAGTGAATGTTTATTAGAAGTATCAATGATATAACAGGAATAGCTTTCATGATGCAGTCAATTAAATGAGCGATAAGACAAAGAAGCATCTCTTTCTTCAATTGAAAAAATAAGTTCTTTAAACAGCATATCTTTTCCTGTGAACGACAGGAGTACTTCTTATAGACTAGTTCCTGCTGTTGATGGGATGATATATGTCGTTGAGCTGTTTTATTTTTATCTATAGCCTTTAAATATCTATTTTAGAGCAATGGTGCAAAAAGTAAAAACGGCTTTGATCTCCTCCAGAGAACTCTTGTTTCAACTTGTGCTACACGCTTTGGTGTTTAGCTTTTTTGTATTTGACAGCGATCATCCGCAGGTTGAATTTCATCTTGAAGCTTACCAATTTGTGTTTTTCCTTAACTATACTTTGGCCAACGCAGTCATCAGCTACTTCCTTTTACCTCGCTTCTTTTACAAAAAAAATTATACATACTTTTTTGGATTTACCCTGCTGATCGTCAGTGGCGTGATTTTCATTGAAGAATTCTTTCTGGAAAAAGTGTACTTTCCTGATTCCAGAGGAATGAGCTTTCCTGGTATATTATTTAGTCTGGGACAGGTGCTGCCAATTATTTTTATTCTGTCGGGCTTCAAATTCGCCTGGGATGCGCTGACCAAACAGCGGGAGTTGGATGAACTGAAAGCCATCATCAAAGAAAGTGAGTTGCAGTTTTTAAAGTCTCAGATCAACCCCCACTTTTTATTCAACAATTTGAATAATCTATATTCTTATGCGATAGAAAATTCTCCCAAAACGCCTGCAATTATTCTGGAACTGAGTGCGGTGCTTCGCTATATGTTGTATGAGTGCAGAGAAAAATATGTTTCTCTAGCGAAAGAAATAGAGCAGCTGAAAAACTTCACGCAACTTAGCGAATTGCAGATTGAAGAGCGAGGAGTGGTCAATTTTGCAACCCATCATATCCAGGCAGATTATCAGATCGCACCGCTGATCCTGATTGTTTTTATTGAAAATGCCTTCAAACACAGCCAGTCCAGCCAGTCCAGTAATATTTCCATTGATATTGATGTACGCTTAGCTGAAGATGGGAAACTGGAGTTTCATTGTAAGAATAATTTCCTTGCAGAAACGAATGCTCACGTTACTTCTAAGGGGATAGGTTTGGAGAATGTCAAAAAGCGATTGCAGTTACTCTATCCCAACACACATCAGTTGGATATTCGGCAAACGGACAACTACTACGAAGTCTATCTATCCATGCAGTTAAATAAGATAACACAAACTACTGCCTATGCATTGCATCATCATTGAAGACCAGCCACCGGCCCAGCGTATTTTGAAAAAGTACATAGAAGATATGGGTTCTTTGCAACTGAAAGCTACCTTCACCGATGCCGTTCAAGCGATGGAATTTCTGAAAACCGAGCCAATAGACCTGATCTTCCTGGACATCCATTTGCCTAAAATATCCGGTATAGATCTACTCAAGACTATGCCTCAACTGCCTCCCGTCATTTTGACTACTGCCTATCCCGACTATGCGCTGGAGAGCTATGAGTTTAATGTAGTGGATTATCTGCTCAAACCCTTTTCCTTTCAGCGCTTTGTCAAAGCCATTTCCAAAGTACCGGCAAAAGATTCAGGCAAAAACCAATCAGAAACTGCTAAAAGCCCTTCTCCAAATCGCTCGGAAATATTTATCAAGTCGGGTTATGAGCACATCAGGGTTTTAGTAGACGATATCATTTACATCAAATCGGATGCTGACTACAGTGAGATATTTCTGCCTGGCAAAAAGCACTTATCTTCCGAACCGCTTAGAAAATGGCTGGAGGTATTGGACAGTTACCGGTTTACGAGAGTTCACAAATCCTATATCGTCAACACTTCCATGATTGCCAGAGTTATGGGCAACCAGTTGACGATGACCAATCAAGAGATCATCCCCATAGGCAGAGCTTTTAAGGATGATTTTGCGGAAAAATTTCTCCATTAAAACGCTTATTGAAAGCCAGCAAATACAAAAAATAACAATCGTTTTATGATCTTTTTATACTGATATACTGAATGGAATTCGTTGGCTTACTCCTATTCTTACCTCCCTATCACCTCTTCATAAGCAACCTGCACCCAACCCTTATATTTTCTGGATGCACGATCCGGGTCTAGTACTTTGAAAGTCACCTCCGCATGATAGTAGTATACTCCTGCCGATACTCTGGCGCCTGATTCGGTGGTTCCATCCCAGTAAGATACCAGATTGGATTCACGCTGCTGATTTTCTTCACTATCATAATTAAAGACCTGTTTTCCCCAGCGATTGTATACCCATAACTGTACCCTTTCTACAAAGCGAGGACAGAGAGGCTCCCCTAATGCTTCGAAGGTTTCATTTACACCATCTCCATTGGGCGTAAATACATTGGGCAAAGCAAAGTTAGGACAATTGTCGCGGCAGAAAGGCTCACTCCATTCACTTTCGTTTCCTGATAAATCAACCGCTGCAATGCGGTAACAACCAGCATAAGAAGATAAGGGACCATCTACATAAAAATTATCCTGTACCAGACTGGCAATTTTTTGGTAATCTGCCTCACCGTCGGCAGAAAAATAGATATTGTATCCTGCCAGATCTGCTGCACATTCATTTTGCGGAACCTGCCATTCCAGTCGGTTTTCATAACCACTAAAATCACAGGATTGGCCTTCCAGAAAGCTTGTACAAGCATCAATACCTCCGTTGTCTATCAGCAGGGCAGTCGGTGGACAAGGTGGTATGCTGTCTAGCGGAGAGACGCAGATACGCTGGGAGAAATTCAGCAGTG harbors:
- a CDS encoding TonB-dependent receptor domain-containing protein, which encodes MIAQNAPVKISGKVIEGTSQQALEYATVKLLHAQNDQLITGTTTAADGTFTLETEAADYYLEIGFIGFMAKTIKDFKITNGSVELGNIALSEDTETLDEVVVQGEKSQTVFKLDKRVFNVGQDLSSTGASALEVLNNVPSVTVNIEGQIRLRGSAGVQILIDGKPSVLTSEQGNALGTLTADMIESIEVITNPSAKYEASGTSGIINIILKKEEKRGLNGSVTLNTGVPNNHSLGFSVNNRTEKFNLFSQLGVGHRTFPEQYKNINRNLADSTTINSGGESEKNETFFNVILGTDYHINPQNVLSLTGSFAYELETEYSDTDFSALDRSNTLTSQWNRNEVTEATNPKYQYELQYKKNFERHEDQMLLFSAIGSFFGKDQSSEFENTPLSGEEALSGRQLTQNNFQQGEYTFKLDYTHPFSDRITLETGAQYLITDVSNDYAISNWADVRWVEIPELTNVFDYNQKVLGVYGTGAFEGDKFGVKLGLRLENTDLSTLLVDGNQANNQNFTNLFPTVHTSYKVLDNFSMQAGYSRRISRPRLFDLNPFFNIRNNFAISTGNPELMPEYTDSYEVNGIFDQWPVSLNAAVYYRYTTDVVEEVATFEDNISITMPVNVGTNQATGVEFNAKYDPTNWWSLNGDFNYNYFQREGTFETTEFDFKANQWSARMTTKFKLPASIDLEMTGNYQSAYQTFQSKVSGYLFADLGVRKKIMKGKTIVNLSVRDVFASRIFESETIQPSFYLYDYRLRGRFVTVGISYGFGKGEAMEFSGQKRF
- a CDS encoding sensor histidine kinase, with the translated sequence MVQKVKTALISSRELLFQLVLHALVFSFFVFDSDHPQVEFHLEAYQFVFFLNYTLANAVISYFLLPRFFYKKNYTYFFGFTLLIVSGVIFIEEFFLEKVYFPDSRGMSFPGILFSLGQVLPIIFILSGFKFAWDALTKQRELDELKAIIKESELQFLKSQINPHFLFNNLNNLYSYAIENSPKTPAIILELSAVLRYMLYECREKYVSLAKEIEQLKNFTQLSELQIEERGVVNFATHHIQADYQIAPLILIVFIENAFKHSQSSQSSNISIDIDVRLAEDGKLEFHCKNNFLAETNAHVTSKGIGLENVKKRLQLLYPNTHQLDIRQTDNYYEVYLSMQLNKITQTTAYALHHH
- a CDS encoding LytR/AlgR family response regulator transcription factor; translated protein: MHCIIIEDQPPAQRILKKYIEDMGSLQLKATFTDAVQAMEFLKTEPIDLIFLDIHLPKISGIDLLKTMPQLPPVILTTAYPDYALESYEFNVVDYLLKPFSFQRFVKAISKVPAKDSGKNQSETAKSPSPNRSEIFIKSGYEHIRVLVDDIIYIKSDADYSEIFLPGKKHLSSEPLRKWLEVLDSYRFTRVHKSYIVNTSMIARVMGNQLTMTNQEIIPIGRAFKDDFAEKFLH